A section of the Nitrospirota bacterium genome encodes:
- a CDS encoding NADH-quinone oxidoreductase subunit C → MEPLEIAEKLKQAFISEVVDISEFRGQVSVTVKRERLLDICHFLKVDPDIKMDYLADLCGVDYPERRFRFEVVYNLYSLTHRHQIRIKALLPSDAPTIESVIRIWKGAGWHEREAYDMFGIIFNNHPDLRRILMPEEWEGHPLRKDYPLKGSETWEYQDYEEAQVLHTSDDEWNIGSSS, encoded by the coding sequence ATGGAACCATTAGAGATAGCTGAAAAATTAAAGCAGGCATTCATCAGCGAGGTCGTTGATATATCAGAGTTCAGGGGGCAGGTCTCTGTAACGGTCAAGCGGGAGAGGTTACTTGATATCTGCCATTTTTTAAAGGTGGATCCTGATATAAAAATGGACTACCTTGCCGACCTTTGCGGAGTCGACTATCCTGAGAGAAGATTCCGTTTTGAGGTTGTATATAACCTTTACTCATTGACGCACCGCCACCAGATCAGGATAAAGGCGCTTCTGCCCAGCGATGCCCCGACCATAGAGAGCGTCATCCGGATATGGAAAGGCGCGGGCTGGCATGAGAGGGAGGCTTATGATATGTTCGGCATAATCTTCAACAACCACCCTGACCTGAGGCGCATTCTTATGCCTGAGGAATGGGAAGGCCACCCTTTAAGGAAAGATTATCCTCTTAAAGGTTCTGAAACATGGGAATATCAGGATTACGAGGAAGCGCAGGTTCTGCATACAAGTGACGATGAATGGAACATCGGCAGCAGTTCTTAA
- a CDS encoding DUF3696 domain-containing protein, which translates to MITKMFLQNFKSWEKTGDFRLAPLTGLFGTNSSGKTSLLQLLLMLKQTAESSDRSQVLNLGDDRSLVELGTFKDVLYNHSKEAVLKFGMDWNLKEQLQVKDPEHKNLIMFEDNKIEFQSEIEEHGGGRLSIHKLMYRFAENLFTMKRTAKKDEYDLLSEKDSDQSKFRFWRVTGRVWKLPPPIKCYGFPDQVKAYYQNAGFLSDFQLAFEDLFSNIYYLGPLREYPKRQYTWAGAYPADMGRRGEKVIDAILAARQGGKKIPRGHGRKGFTLEEYVAHWLKELNLIHSFKVEPITPESNLYRVKVKRTSDSAEVLITDVGFGVSQILPVLTICYYVPEGSIILLEQPEIHLHPAVQAGLADVFIDAIKNRKVQIILESHSEHLLRRLQRRIAEQQISNEDSALYFCEMRNGKSKLTHLPLDLFGHMENWPEGFFGDEFGEIAAMQKAIMERKMKKA; encoded by the coding sequence ATGATAACTAAAATGTTTCTTCAAAATTTTAAATCATGGGAAAAAACTGGAGACTTCCGGCTGGCACCTCTGACGGGGTTATTTGGCACTAATAGTTCAGGCAAAACCAGTCTTCTACAACTCCTCCTCATGCTCAAGCAAACAGCTGAGTCGTCTGATAGATCTCAAGTACTTAATCTTGGTGATGATCGAAGCCTTGTAGAACTCGGAACATTTAAGGATGTTTTATATAACCATTCCAAAGAAGCAGTTTTGAAATTTGGCATGGATTGGAACCTTAAAGAACAACTTCAAGTTAAAGATCCAGAACATAAAAACCTGATAATGTTCGAGGATAATAAAATAGAGTTTCAATCTGAGATAGAAGAACATGGCGGAGGACGGCTTTCAATTCATAAGTTAATGTATAGATTTGCCGAAAATTTATTTACAATGAAACGTACAGCCAAGAAAGATGAATATGACTTGTTATCTGAAAAGGATTCAGATCAGTCAAAATTTAGATTTTGGAGGGTTACCGGAAGGGTTTGGAAACTTCCTCCTCCTATTAAGTGCTATGGATTTCCAGATCAAGTTAAAGCCTATTATCAGAATGCTGGCTTTTTATCTGATTTTCAGCTTGCGTTTGAGGATCTTTTTTCAAATATCTACTATCTCGGGCCTCTTCGTGAATATCCAAAGAGGCAATACACCTGGGCAGGCGCTTATCCTGCTGATATGGGTCGTCGTGGCGAGAAAGTTATAGACGCTATTTTAGCAGCTCGTCAAGGGGGGAAAAAAATCCCACGAGGACATGGGAGAAAAGGATTTACATTGGAGGAATATGTAGCACATTGGTTGAAGGAATTGAATCTGATTCACAGCTTTAAAGTAGAACCAATTACTCCAGAAAGTAATCTTTACAGAGTTAAAGTGAAAAGAACTTCGGATAGTGCAGAGGTCTTAATAACCGATGTTGGATTCGGAGTTTCTCAGATTCTCCCGGTTCTGACTATATGCTACTATGTGCCGGAAGGCTCGATAATACTTTTGGAACAGCCCGAGATTCATCTACACCCTGCAGTTCAGGCAGGGTTAGCTGATGTCTTTATTGATGCTATTAAAAACAGAAAAGTGCAAATTATACTTGAGAGCCACAGTGAACATTTATTAAGAAGGTTACAAAGAAGAATTGCAGAACAACAGATTTCAAACGAGGACAGTGCCCTTTATTTTTGTGAGATGCGAAATGGGAAATCTAAACTGACTCATCTCCCATTAGATCTTTTTGGTCATATGGAAAATTGGCCGGAAGGATTTTTTGGGGATGAATTCGGCGAGATAGCAGCTATGCAAAAAGCAATTATGGAAAGAAAAATGAAGAAGGCATAA
- a CDS encoding NADH-quinone oxidoreductase subunit D, whose translation MGNKSGQGNSRVKTEELTLNMGPQHPATHGVLRLVLDLDGETVVKCTPHIGYLHRGVEKLSENSTYLQVLPLTDRLDYISSMANNIGYCTAVERLFEIEVPERALYIRTLTGEMARILSHLLWLATHALDIGAMTVFLYCFREREKLVDLFERLCGARLTVTYPRIGGVKSDVDDEWLDDLYKFTEEFPTRVLEYETLIDKNRIWLKRTKGIGVISAEDAVDWGLSGPTLRGSGVAYDVRKFMPYGVYDKLTWEVPVGKNGDIYDRYRVRMEELRQSNSIIRQCIDGMPAGPILADEPKFVLPAKEKVLEDMEHMVHQFILMTKGPQTAPKGEIYVATEAPKGELGFYIVSDGTGKPYRMRVRAPSFVHVSVLPKLCEGNLVADVIANIGSIDIVLGECDR comes from the coding sequence ATGGGAAATAAGAGCGGACAGGGAAACAGCAGGGTAAAAACAGAAGAGCTTACGCTCAATATGGGGCCTCAGCATCCTGCAACCCACGGCGTTCTGAGGCTTGTGCTCGACCTTGACGGTGAGACCGTTGTGAAGTGCACGCCGCATATCGGATATCTTCACAGGGGAGTGGAAAAGCTCTCTGAGAATTCGACTTATCTTCAGGTATTGCCGCTTACTGACCGTTTGGACTATATCTCTTCCATGGCGAATAACATTGGGTACTGCACGGCGGTAGAGAGGCTTTTCGAGATAGAGGTGCCGGAAAGGGCGCTGTATATAAGGACGCTCACCGGAGAGATGGCGCGCATATTGAGCCATCTCCTCTGGCTTGCCACACATGCCCTTGATATAGGCGCGATGACCGTCTTTCTCTACTGCTTCAGGGAGAGGGAGAAGCTTGTCGACCTTTTTGAGAGGCTCTGCGGCGCGAGGCTCACGGTTACCTATCCGAGGATAGGCGGCGTCAAGAGCGATGTGGATGACGAGTGGCTGGATGACCTTTATAAATTTACGGAAGAGTTTCCCACAAGGGTTTTGGAGTACGAGACCCTCATAGATAAGAACAGGATATGGCTCAAGAGGACAAAAGGCATAGGCGTCATATCTGCTGAAGATGCTGTTGACTGGGGGCTCAGCGGGCCCACCCTCAGGGGTTCCGGTGTTGCCTATGATGTCAGAAAGTTTATGCCTTACGGCGTCTATGATAAACTCACATGGGAAGTGCCTGTCGGAAAGAACGGCGACATATATGACCGTTACCGTGTCAGGATGGAGGAACTGCGCCAGTCCAATTCGATAATAAGACAGTGTATCGACGGGATGCCTGCTGGCCCCATTCTGGCTGACGAACCCAAGTTCGTGCTCCCTGCAAAAGAGAAGGTGCTTGAGGATATGGAGCACATGGTCCATCAGTTCATTCTTATGACGAAAGGGCCTCAGACAGCGCCTAAAGGCGAGATATATGTCGCAACAGAGGCGCCCAAGGGCGAACTCGGATTTTATATTGTAAGCGACGGGACAGGGAAGCCTTACAGGATGAGGGTGAGGGCGCCGTCCTTTGTGCATGTATCGGTCCTGCCGAAACTGTGCGAGGGCAACCTTGTCGCGGATGTTATAGCGAATATCGGTTCCATAGATATAGTTCTTGGTGAATGTGACAGATAA
- a CDS encoding NADH-quinone oxidoreductase subunit B, translated as MEERSSYLGIIDEDVSGKPDLIEVEEGIRVIPGSNVFILTLDKVVNWGRKSSIWPMTFGLACCGIEMMSAGSSHYDLDRFGIIFRASPRQADLMIVAGTVTKKMAPVVRRVYDQMPEPRYVMAMGSCACSGGIFNTYAVVQGCDCFLPVDVYVPGCPPRPEALMEGLIKLQEKIEKEHFRWSPWR; from the coding sequence ATGGAAGAAAGGAGCTCTTACTTGGGAATAATTGATGAGGATGTTTCCGGCAAGCCTGATCTCATAGAGGTTGAGGAAGGCATAAGGGTGATCCCCGGTTCAAATGTATTCATTCTGACGCTGGACAAGGTGGTCAACTGGGGCAGGAAGTCATCCATATGGCCGATGACATTCGGGCTTGCTTGCTGCGGCATTGAGATGATGTCTGCGGGCTCAAGCCATTATGACCTTGACCGCTTCGGTATCATTTTCCGCGCATCTCCGAGGCAGGCAGACCTTATGATAGTTGCCGGAACGGTAACAAAGAAGATGGCCCCTGTCGTCAGAAGGGTATATGACCAGATGCCTGAGCCGAGATATGTAATGGCGATGGGAAGCTGCGCATGTTCAGGCGGGATATTCAACACCTATGCCGTTGTTCAGGGGTGCGATTGCTTCCTGCCTGTTGATGTATATGTTCCGGGATGCCCGCCGAGGCCTGAGGCTCTGATGGAAGGACTGATAAAGCTTCAGGAGAAGATAGAGAAGGAGCATTTCAGATGGAGCCCCTGGAGATAA
- a CDS encoding anti-sigma regulatory factor — protein MENSCQIIGGDFSRASEVSMQLKRELIALELHEDIVSRACTAAFEAEMNVIIHAAAGWLRYYITPDKLRIVIEDMGPGIKDIELAMKEGYSTAPDWVRKMGWGAGMGLPNIKKNSDEFKIDSVAGEGTSLEIIINLDKNKGDKK, from the coding sequence ATCGAGAACTCATGCCAGATAATCGGCGGTGACTTCAGCAGGGCAAGCGAGGTATCCATGCAGCTAAAAAGAGAGCTCATCGCGCTGGAACTGCATGAAGATATTGTGAGCAGGGCATGCACCGCTGCCTTTGAGGCAGAGATGAACGTTATCATCCACGCCGCAGCCGGATGGCTTCGTTACTATATTACTCCTGATAAGCTCAGGATAGTCATTGAAGACATGGGGCCGGGCATAAAGGATATTGAACTGGCAATGAAGGAAGGTTATTCCACAGCCCCTGACTGGGTAAGGAAGATGGGATGGGGGGCGGGCATGGGACTTCCCAATATAAAGAAAAATTCCGATGAGTTTAAAATTGATTCTGTCGCAGGCGAAGGGACAAGCCTTGAAATAATAATAAACCTTGATAAAAACAAAGGAGATAAAAAATGA
- a CDS encoding HAMP domain-containing protein has product MRNIFLHPKRSIAAKLIIATGLLIVILSFIFWFAIFLKQQKDVMSIAVEYGNSFTDFIKRSTRYSMLTLHKDAIQETLEDINTAQGVERVRIFGHSGNISYSSNKNDVGASVSRDSITCTGCHLDTAKPSMLLPKPKKWDFYKSTEGVTTLKLVDTINNELSCYTAACHVHPQEQKILGFIEADISLALLDEALFKQGLALTAYILIFVLAISLFLGIINYKIVTHPVNELSKGMEHVATGDLDYSAQINSIDEIGMLASTFNAMLKDLKAAKDQRISWTKTLEAEIAKKTEAIQRAQAGLMQTEKLASLGRMSAGVAHEIAVPLTEVITQARLMKGRFPDDTSEAKELDVMIGQAEKCSEIIKNLQTFARATAPGKEAIDVNRIVQQTLLMVRNGEKFQHIKFNTSFAEGELITQGVTSQLQQICLNMLMNASDAMSEKGEIIVATRKVTESGNPYAEIEFTDTGTGIKDEDMPKLFEPFFTTKSDEHGTGLGLSVSHGIVKHLGGHINVSSTPGKGTSFFVRLPYFEKA; this is encoded by the coding sequence ATGCGTAATATATTCCTTCATCCGAAAAGGTCCATTGCCGCGAAACTCATCATCGCCACAGGCCTGCTTATCGTAATACTGAGCTTTATTTTCTGGTTCGCCATCTTCCTTAAGCAGCAGAAAGATGTCATGTCGATCGCGGTTGAGTACGGGAACTCTTTTACTGATTTTATAAAGAGGAGCACACGCTACAGCATGCTCACTCTTCACAAAGATGCGATCCAGGAGACGCTCGAAGATATAAACACTGCTCAAGGTGTTGAAAGGGTAAGGATATTCGGCCATTCCGGCAACATATCTTATTCCTCCAATAAAAATGATGTCGGCGCTTCAGTCAGCAGGGATTCAATAACCTGCACAGGATGCCATCTGGATACTGCAAAACCATCGATGCTTTTACCAAAGCCTAAAAAATGGGATTTCTACAAAAGTACGGAAGGAGTAACAACATTAAAGCTTGTTGACACGATAAACAATGAACTCTCCTGCTATACCGCTGCCTGCCATGTGCATCCGCAGGAGCAGAAGATATTAGGCTTCATTGAAGCTGACATATCTCTGGCTCTGCTTGACGAAGCGCTTTTTAAACAGGGGCTCGCGCTTACGGCTTATATCCTTATCTTTGTTCTGGCGATATCATTGTTCCTCGGCATAATCAACTATAAAATAGTTACACATCCAGTTAATGAACTTTCAAAAGGCATGGAGCATGTTGCCACGGGCGATCTTGATTATTCGGCGCAGATAAATTCCATTGATGAGATAGGCATGCTGGCAAGCACTTTCAACGCCATGCTCAAGGATCTGAAGGCGGCAAAAGACCAGAGGATCTCATGGACTAAAACGCTTGAGGCGGAGATAGCCAAGAAGACCGAGGCGATACAGAGGGCTCAAGCAGGGCTGATGCAGACTGAAAAACTCGCCTCTCTCGGCAGGATGTCGGCAGGAGTTGCCCATGAGATTGCCGTCCCCCTGACAGAAGTCATAACACAGGCGCGTCTCATGAAAGGCCGCTTCCCTGATGACACCTCCGAGGCGAAAGAACTTGACGTAATGATCGGGCAGGCTGAAAAATGCTCTGAAATAATAAAAAATCTTCAGACATTTGCGCGCGCCACAGCCCCGGGGAAAGAGGCGATAGATGTGAACCGTATTGTGCAGCAGACGCTTTTGATGGTGCGGAATGGAGAGAAGTTTCAACATATTAAATTTAATACAAGTTTTGCAGAAGGGGAACTTATAACACAGGGCGTTACAAGCCAGCTTCAGCAGATATGCCTCAATATGCTCATGAATGCTTCGGATGCGATGTCGGAAAAAGGTGAGATAATTGTTGCGACACGAAAAGTCACAGAAAGCGGCAATCCTTACGCTGAGATAGAATTCACTGACACCGGGACAGGCATTAAGGATGAGGATATGCCTAAGCTCTTTGAACCATTTTTTACGACCAAATCCGATGAGCACGGCACCGGCCTCGGCCTTTCCGTAAGCCACGGCATAGTCAAACACCTTGGCGGACATATTAACGTCTCCAGCACGCCCGGCAAGGGAACAAGTTTTTTTGTCAGGCTGCCTTATTTTGAGAAAGCATGA
- a CDS encoding PHP domain-containing protein has protein sequence MLKQFKADLHIHTCLSPCADIEMSPKAVVKTALERGIDMIAVTDHNSAENVEAVMHAAEGSGLAVLCGMEASTVEEVHILALFEGHEGIIKLQEMVYNKLMPGRNDPEIFGEQVIADEEDDVLGFNDRLLISATGITAKSLVDTVHALGGIAIASHIDREGFGIISQLGFIPDDCLLDALEFSSRISFDKAKELYGNYSNFAWLSSSDAHRLEDIGKRTTVFTMESPTFTELVYALKNMNSRKAVWE, from the coding sequence ATGCTTAAGCAATTCAAAGCTGACCTGCACATACATACCTGCCTGTCGCCATGCGCTGATATTGAGATGTCTCCTAAGGCGGTTGTAAAAACCGCCCTTGAGAGAGGCATTGATATGATCGCCGTTACTGACCACAACTCCGCCGAAAACGTAGAAGCTGTCATGCACGCCGCGGAAGGAAGCGGGCTGGCTGTGCTTTGCGGCATGGAGGCCTCAACTGTTGAAGAGGTGCATATACTCGCCCTTTTTGAAGGGCACGAAGGCATCATAAAGCTGCAGGAGATGGTTTATAATAAACTCATGCCGGGCAGGAATGATCCTGAAATTTTCGGTGAGCAGGTGATAGCTGACGAAGAGGATGATGTTCTCGGTTTCAATGACAGATTGCTGATATCTGCAACAGGCATTACCGCAAAATCACTCGTAGATACCGTCCACGCCCTCGGCGGCATTGCAATAGCATCTCATATAGACAGAGAGGGCTTCGGAATAATATCCCAATTAGGTTTCATCCCTGATGACTGCTTGCTCGACGCGCTTGAGTTCTCTTCGCGTATATCCTTTGACAAGGCAAAAGAGCTTTACGGCAATTACAGCAACTTCGCATGGCTCTCATCTTCAGACGCACACAGGCTTGAAGATATCGGCAAGAGGACAACCGTCTTTACCATGGAATCGCCGACATTCACAGAGCTTGTATATGCCTTAAAGAATATGAATAGCAGAAAGGCGGTCTGGGAATAA
- the dinD gene encoding DNA damage-inducible protein D: protein MKTSGTHASPFERIKRMNDAGMEFWSSRDFSEIIGYGDYRNFEGVIEKAKMACFNSGHRLEDHFVDVTEMVTIGSGAERPVKTILLSRYACYLAIQNANPNKEIVAQGQTYFAIQTRRQELADEHIEENRRLLLREEMRRHNAQLADAAKGAGVIEPIDYAIFQNHGYMGLYGGLKQEDIHRSKGLKKSQKILDHMGSTELAANLFRATQAEEKLRRDEVKGKDSANRTHREVGAKVRQTIRELGGTMPEELPVAGSIKKIETKQRKQLGKAETPAKKKGK, encoded by the coding sequence ATGAAGACATCTGGCACCCATGCGTCGCCTTTCGAGCGAATCAAGCGCATGAACGATGCGGGTATGGAATTTTGGTCCAGCCGCGACTTTTCCGAGATCATTGGTTACGGTGATTACCGCAATTTTGAGGGGGTTATTGAAAAGGCTAAAATGGCCTGTTTCAATAGTGGACATCGCCTCGAAGACCATTTCGTTGACGTCACCGAAATGGTCACCATCGGCAGCGGCGCGGAACGACCTGTTAAAACCATCCTCCTGTCGCGCTATGCCTGCTACCTGGCTATTCAAAACGCCAATCCCAACAAGGAGATTGTAGCGCAAGGACAAACCTACTTCGCCATTCAGACGCGGCGACAGGAATTGGCAGACGAACATATCGAAGAAAATCGGCGCCTGTTATTACGTGAAGAAATGCGCCGCCACAATGCGCAACTGGCCGATGCGGCCAAGGGTGCAGGCGTCATCGAACCAATAGACTACGCCATCTTTCAGAATCACGGGTATATGGGGCTTTATGGCGGGTTGAAGCAGGAAGACATTCACCGCAGTAAGGGCTTGAAAAAGAGTCAGAAGATTTTGGATCACATGGGCAGCACGGAATTGGCGGCAAACCTGTTCCGTGCGACCCAGGCTGAGGAAAAACTGCGCCGGGACGAGGTGAAGGGAAAAGACTCCGCGAACCGGACGCATCGTGAAGTAGGCGCGAAGGTGCGGCAAACCATCCGGGAACTGGGCGGCACGATGCCCGAAGAATTGCCGGTGGCGGGAAGCATCAAGAAGATCGAGACCAAACAGCGCAAGCAACTCGGCAAAGCTGAGACGCCCGCAAAAAAGAAAGGCAAGTAA
- a CDS encoding serine kinase: MKLADLAEELSLKVLTYNEGTSREVSGCYISDMLSDVMANSKKGDIWITIQAHTNILAVANLKNLSGIIVVNGREVDDETLKRAGAEKVTILSSSLSAFEVAGKIYKMIM, translated from the coding sequence ATGAAACTGGCTGATCTGGCTGAGGAGCTTTCACTGAAAGTTCTGACGTATAACGAGGGCACAAGCAGAGAGGTATCAGGCTGCTACATCAGCGACATGCTCTCTGATGTGATGGCAAACAGCAAAAAAGGAGATATCTGGATAACGATACAGGCCCATACCAATATCCTGGCTGTGGCAAACCTTAAGAACCTTTCTGGCATCATAGTCGTCAACGGAAGGGAGGTTGATGATGAGACGCTGAAAAGGGCCGGGGCAGAGAAGGTCACGATTCTGTCGAGCAGCCTTTCCGCATTCGAGGTCGCAGGCAAAATATACAAGATGATCATGTGA
- the ndhC gene encoding NADH-quinone oxidoreductase subunit A has product MPGTYIPSHYLPVIATLLFSVLVGLGAIIAGLFVRPRRPYAQKLEPYESGNLPVGEPRYRFSVKFYIVAMLFVVFDVEAVFLYPWAVSYDNLGMFGFVEMMIFIFILLVGYAYAWKKGALTWE; this is encoded by the coding sequence ATGCCAGGAACTTATATCCCATCACATTACCTGCCAGTAATCGCGACGCTTCTTTTTTCTGTGCTCGTGGGCTTGGGAGCAATAATAGCCGGGCTCTTTGTGAGGCCCAGGAGGCCTTATGCCCAGAAGCTGGAACCGTATGAATCCGGCAACCTTCCAGTAGGCGAGCCGAGGTACAGGTTCTCTGTCAAATTCTATATCGTCGCAATGCTCTTTGTGGTCTTTGATGTTGAGGCGGTCTTTCTCTACCCGTGGGCGGTTTCTTACGACAATCTCGGAATGTTCGGCTTTGTCGAGATGATGATATTTATTTTTATTCTATTGGTCGGATACGCATATGCATGGAAGAAAGGAGCTCTTACTTGGGAATAA